The Microbacterium luteum genome includes a region encoding these proteins:
- a CDS encoding NAD(P)/FAD-dependent oxidoreductase: MPKILIVGGGYAGFYTAWKLEKTLRKGEAEVTIVDPLPYMTYQPFLPEVAAGSIEARHSVVSLRRHLKRTRILTGKITGIDHASKSATVTPEIGDPFTETYDQIVVTAGAVSRTFPIPGIADNAIGLKTIEEAVAIRDQLLDNFDKAAMIPAGPERDRLLTVIVVGGGFAGIEVFAELRSFASSLLAKYPTISFEDTHFHLIEAMGRIMPEVSLPTSEWVLKDLAKRGAYVHLDTQVKGAVDGNVELSTGETLPSDLIIWTAGVMANPTVVRGSDLPVEERGRIRTRPDLRVGTDEEIVEGAWAAGDVSAVPDLTGGGVGGMCVPNAQHAVRQGKLLAKNITAVLRGEDPKDYVHKNLGAVAGLGLYNGVFQSGKLALKGFIAWIAHRGYHGLAMPTWERKFRVIWGWWNNLWLGRDIVSLSSVQNPRYVFEEFAARPRPAEPEKKADADKEKAAAR; the protein is encoded by the coding sequence GTGCCCAAGATCCTCATCGTCGGTGGCGGATACGCAGGTTTCTACACGGCCTGGAAGCTCGAAAAGACTCTGCGCAAGGGAGAAGCCGAGGTCACCATCGTCGACCCGCTTCCCTACATGACCTACCAGCCGTTCCTGCCGGAAGTCGCTGCCGGCTCGATCGAGGCGCGTCATTCCGTGGTGTCGCTGCGACGCCACCTGAAGCGCACGCGCATCCTCACCGGCAAGATCACCGGCATCGACCACGCGTCGAAGTCGGCGACCGTCACCCCCGAGATCGGCGACCCCTTCACCGAGACGTACGACCAGATCGTCGTCACCGCCGGGGCCGTCTCGCGCACGTTCCCGATCCCCGGGATCGCCGACAACGCCATCGGCCTCAAGACGATCGAAGAGGCCGTCGCGATCCGCGACCAGCTCCTGGACAACTTCGACAAGGCCGCGATGATCCCCGCCGGACCCGAGCGCGATCGTCTGCTGACGGTCATCGTCGTCGGCGGCGGCTTCGCCGGCATCGAGGTCTTCGCCGAGCTCCGCTCGTTCGCATCGTCGCTGCTGGCGAAGTATCCGACCATCTCGTTCGAGGACACCCACTTCCACCTCATCGAGGCGATGGGTCGCATCATGCCCGAGGTGTCGCTGCCCACGAGCGAATGGGTGCTGAAGGACCTCGCCAAGCGGGGCGCGTACGTTCACCTGGACACTCAGGTCAAGGGTGCCGTCGACGGCAACGTCGAGCTCTCGACCGGGGAGACCCTGCCGTCGGATCTGATCATCTGGACCGCAGGCGTGATGGCCAACCCGACCGTCGTGCGCGGCAGCGACCTGCCCGTCGAGGAGCGGGGCCGCATCCGCACCCGTCCCGATCTGCGCGTGGGGACCGACGAGGAGATCGTCGAGGGCGCCTGGGCGGCCGGCGACGTCTCGGCCGTGCCCGACCTCACCGGTGGCGGCGTGGGCGGCATGTGCGTGCCGAACGCACAGCACGCCGTGCGCCAGGGCAAGCTGCTCGCGAAGAACATCACGGCGGTCCTGCGCGGCGAGGACCCCAAGGACTACGTCCACAAGAACCTGGGAGCCGTCGCCGGGCTCGGCCTGTACAACGGCGTCTTCCAGTCCGGCAAGCTCGCGCTGAAGGGCTTCATCGCCTGGATCGCGCACCGCGGCTACCACGGTCTCGCGATGCCCACGTGGGAGCGCAAGTTCCGGGTGATCTGGGGCTGGTGGAACAACCTCTGGCTCGGTCGCGACATCGTGAGCCTTTCCAGCGTGCAGAACCCCCGCTACGTCTTCGAGGAGTTCGCGGCGCGCCCGCGACCGGCCGAGCCCGAGAAGAAGGCCGACGCCGACAAGGAGAAGGCCGCCGCGCGCTGA